TCTGCCAATGCCACGCCGTTTGCAACATGCTCAACCCGAAAGGCGCGATACTCGCCACTTGCAACTCCGGCACATGTAAATAACCGCGCCGCCGCATCACCACCTGCCAAACAAACGGTTCGGGACGCTTCGCATCAATCCGCCAATCAAGCCAGCGCGGCAATGTATTTTCGACAGTCGGGTTATCCACCCGCAGCCACAACCAACGGCTGCGTCCGCGATGCTCTACAACGTCAAGCGCCAGTTGCGCCTCCGTACCGGCAAACACTTCCTGCGGTACCCTCAACCCCACCTTCAAAGCCGAAAACTGGCGCATGTTGAGCAACACTGCCACACACACAAAACCCAGCAGCCAAAATGATATGGCATAAGCCAAATTCACTTGATACTGCAAGCCCACCAGCCAAAGCAGTACCACCGCCGCCAACATCCCGGCACCAAAGCGCGTAGGCCGCAAGCGGAAACGCCCCACAGCCACCGGTTCCGGCTGCTTTTCAGGCTGAATAGGTTTACGAAACAGCAACATGATTAAGCAAACCTTCCAAAATCTGACGGCTGCTGTGTTGCTGCTGCACAGATTGCAAACGGTGCGCCGCCACAGGCACCCAAACCGCTTTCACATCGTCCGGTAAAATATGCGCCCTACCCTGCATAAATGCCCAGGCCTTAGCCGCAGCAATTACCGCCAAGCCCGCCCGCGGGCTCAATCCGGTTACAAAACGTCCCGGCTGGCGGGTAGCCTGCACCAACCTGAACACATATTCTGCCACCGCAGGCGAACATTTCACTTCAACCGCCTGCTGCTGCCACTGCACCAAAGTTTCCGCATTACACACCGCTTTGACAGCCGACAAGGTTTGCCGTTTATCCCCCTCCAGATACAGCCTTTTTTCAGCTTCTTCAGAAGGATAACCCATGCTCAGGCGCATCATAAAACGGTCGAGCTGGGATTCCGGCAAAGGAAACGTACCGAGCTGCTCAACCGGATTTTGCGTGGCCACCACCAAAAACGGGCGCGGCAAACGGTAAGTTTTACCGTCCACCGACACCTGTTTTTCTTCCATCGCTTCCAGCAAGGCCGACTGCAGCTTGGGCGAAGCGCGGTTTATTTCATCCGCCAGTAAAAACGAATGAAACACCGGCCCGGGATGAAACTCAAACTTACCCTCATCAGGCCGGTAAATATTGATACCGAGCAAATCCGAAGGCAGCATATCATTGGTAAATTGCACACGCCGGTAGTTCAAACCCAACACCGCCGCCACGCCATGCGCCAAAGTGGTTTTCCCCACGCCGGGTACATCTTCCAATAGCACATGCCCGCCCGCCAACACACAGGCCAGCAGCTGCTGCATCACCGTTTCTTTCCCCAAAATCAGCGTATTGAGCTGTTCTAATGCATTTTGTATCGAAGGATTCATGATTTTCCTTTTTTTCTTTATGAAGTTGTTGATGATACGAAATGCCTGTCTGAAAACTTTCAGACAGGCATTGTTTTTAAAGATGCTTAAGTCAGTTCACGCCAACTGATGCGGCGGACAAACTGATCGCACAAAGGACCGTCAACTTGCAAACTATACAACTCACCTTCAGTCGATTGGAGAACGATACTTTGGTTTTCTTTAGACTTAAAGCAAGTATTAGGCTGCCGTTTGATTGACTCCCCCGGCCCTTTAATAGGCTTTTCTTCACCGCTTCCTGCATTTTGTCCATCAACAGTCAAGGTATCACCTTTCAACGCAGCAGCCACAGAACCGTTACTTACCAACCCGTTGAATAATTTTCCGTTGGCAAAATAATTTCCGTCCTCGCCGCCGTCTTTATAAACGACCCGCGCATCTCTTTTGGTTAAAGCACCTCCGTTTGTGCTGTTAATTTGAAGCAAACGGCTTTTGGCTTCAATAGTATCTTCTGTTTTCTGCACGGCACAGATATCGCCCGAAATCTCATCTTTATTTGAAACGGTGTTTTTCACATAAGCACGGGTTTCTATAAGAGCCGTACGCAGCAACATCTTGCCTTGGGTAACCACACGCTCCCCGTTCAAATCGCTCAAATCAATTTTCCAACCTTTATGCTGCGGTTGAATCTGATTATTGCTCAAATAATAAAACCCCCGTCTCTGTGTAAATTGCTGAGACAACAAATCTGTTTCTTGAGCCGGTAACGAGGGTGTGGTGTTTACATCGTCAAAAATACCGTAAACAGATTGGGTTTCCGTGCTGTTGAAATCTTCATCGTATACCTCACTACCCGTACCCACGATAACGATATATTTACCGTTCGGCCGATAAGAAATGGTAGGCGCAGCTACAATGGGCTTGTTACCGTTACCGGTAAAAATACGTGTTACTTTCCATTCGTTTATCCCGCCGCGCAAATCGAAACGGTAAAGATTGCCGCCATAATCACCCGCATAAGCCAAGTCATAGATACCGTCAGACTCTATATCCAACAACACCGGCGTTGAAAGGCCGCCCACTCCGTCTGCCACAACTATTTTTTTCAACAATTGACCCGGTTTACTGCCTGAAACAGGCTGAGCGGTAACCGCATCATGTCCCAGCATATCATACAGGTACAAAGCTGTTTCGTTCACATTCTCGGAAGAGCCGTTTTTTGCGGGCTTGTTTTTGTAACCGCTGGCCAAAATACCTGCATAGCGTATATCACGGCTGCTGGCATCCACCAAAACACGCCCGATACGAGGCGTACCGATGGTAAAGCCCAAATTATTTCCCTCTCCTTTTTCTGTTTCAAATAAAGGAACTTGGCTTTCCCAGCTTGAAGCTTCTGCATGAATACCGACGGGTCTTCCGGTATGAATATGTTTGCCGCCTACGTTCAAAGCATAAGCCCCCCTGCCGCCCTGCCCCATCGCACCAAACATAAAGTAATGTCTGTCACCGTTTTCTTTTTTAGGCGTACCCAAAACAGTAAACCCGCCGTTGATCAAATACCGGTGTGGGTTGGCATCGGTTTTACCATACTCTTCGTGAGCTACTTGCTTCAATATTGAAGCAAGATTTTCATTGCTGCGCTCCATTGTTGCAGGAATATAACTTGCCTTCAAATCATAAGGATGGTCGCCTTCGGATTTTTGGAAAATATGCACCATGCCGTCGTTAGCCGAAGTAATCAAAAATTCCTGTCTCCCTGTTTCGTTGCTTCCGATGGCTGTAACAGGGCTGTCAATAATATCGCCCAAATTGCGCGCTTTACCTTCACGAATACGGTAAGGTTGTGAGTATTTCCGTTGTTCGGCCATGTTTTTAATTGAGTTGTCATCAGCGGAACGTGCGGTCCACTTCAACAGTGCATCCCGCCATTCATTGGCATCCTGGCCGGTCTGGGTAATGCCAAAAAACTCATTACCCGGTGGAGACGCATTCAACTTCTCAACAAAATGCGTTCCGTTTCCTACATTAATCAATGTTTTTCGATTTGTATAAGAAGGCTCTTTATAATCTTCACTAAACTCAAGATTTTTTTTGTCGTTTTTATTGGCTTCATAAAAACGGATTTGGCTGCTCCATGAACCGCTGTCGATAAGCACCGAAATAGCGCCTTCGGCACCGGATCTATTGGCCACGATAGCCGGCGCCACCGTTCCGCTGGTTGCGGTAGCCACAACACCGCCCGACTCATTTGCGGATTCGGCTGCCTGCTTAAAAGCGTTTAGCAATTCTTGCCGGTCGTTGGCGATAAAAAAGTTCTTCTTTCCCCGATATGAGCTGGCACCATTTCTCAAATAGTCCTCACCTCTTCTCGTAATACCGCTTAAACCGATGGTAAACGTATTAATCGTTTGCTTTTCATATTTACTTTTTGGCTGTTTCGTTTGACGATCTTCCTCAGTAGGATCGACACGGACATCCCCGTTCCAACTTCTTCCGGTTCTATCGATTCCTTCGGTTTTAAAATCCTTTGTGGCCAATGTGTGGCTGAAAAATTGTAAACCGTTATCAACATCCCAATGTGAATCAACTGGGCCGTCATCTTTATTTTCGCACCTACCGGGCTCCCCGGGGCCGAAATAGGGATCGTAAAAATACTTATCCCAACTAATCCAACTCGAACCCACATATTGACCATTTTTTTTATAACTGTAGTTAAAAGTTTTGTTACGCCATCTCCCTGTAGTACAACTACTGTTCGCATCACCATCGGTCATTACAACAATGAAGTTTTTTTCGCAACGGTATTTAGTCTTATCCCTCATGATATTGGTTACTTCGTAATAACGGCGTGTGGTGGGCGTACCGTCATTCGGTCTGATTCGACCCACCCTTTGTTTAACATCCCGCCAATCCGAAGTATAGTCATTCAAATCAGATCTGCCGTTGTTGTGATAAGTTTGCAAACCCCAGTTGAAATTATCTTGGTATTGATCCAATACTGCATAAAGGGCATCTTGAGTAGCCTTCAATCTGGTTGTGGAATCTCTTCTGTTCACCGGCTCATTCATACTGCCCGAATCGTCAATAAGCAGCATAAAATTAGGCTTCACCTTGCTTTGTGCTGTGGTTACCTTATTTTGCAGCCTGAAAGGCGTTTCCGAAATAGTGGCTGCAGAAGCAGAATGATATGCGGCCATCAAGGTTAGTGCTCCCAATACACTTTGGCAGATGGGCTTCATGTTTTTTTGTTGAGACATTTTTATATTCCCCTAGAGTTTAGTCGGTATATGCTCTTGGTTTAGGTAATTGAAACAACCCGCCCGTCATAACGAACGGATATAAATACATTTTTTAAATTTTATCATACAGGTTGCGGCAAGCTGCAAATAAATATGGCCTTTACTCTTTCCAAACACATTCATGCTGCAATATCTCCACATTTGCTTCAGCCTGATGACATAAAGAGTAAACAGAATGGAACACTTGTTTAATTCATCATTACTTAAGATACGCGGATAAAGAACATAACCAGCGGGTAATATCAATGCCTGTCTGAACAATATTGTCCAGACAGGCATTGATTAAGCTGAAGTCTGGAACCGAAACAGATTGTTCGATTATCGGGATACATCAAACTTGATGGAAAAACATATTTCCAGCCATTGATACCGCTTATGTTGTACTTTTATTGATTTAATATACAATTTGGCATTTTATTCCCTGCCTGCGCTGCAATTCTGTGCTAACGCTTTCAGACAGGCATTTAGGATGGTTACATGTCATCACATCAAAACAGCTGGGGCAAAGCTTTTGCCAGCTATCTGGACGGCCGCTCGATTACTTTGTTTTTTCTCGGTTTTTCTGCGGGCATTCCCATTTTGCTTATTTTTTCGAGCCTCTCTTTGTGGCTGCGCGAAGCGGGGGTAGACAGAAGCACGGTTACGATGTTCAGCTGGGCGGCTTTGGCTTACTCGTTTAAATTTGTTTGGGCGCCTTTGATCGATTCGCTTCAGCTTCCATTATTGGGCAGATTGTTTGGCAAGCGGCGTTCTTGGCTGCTGCTGGCGCAGGTACTTATTGTGGCGGCAATCTGCTTGATGGCGCTGATCAATCCTGTAGACAAACATGCGCTCACAGTGATGGCCGCCGCCGCCGTGTTGTTGGGTTTTTCTTCGGCAACACAAGATGTGGTGATTGACGCTTACCGTATTGAAGTGGCTAAAGGGGATGATGCGATGCAGTCTGTAACCGCCGCCACTTATAATGCCGGCTACCGGATCGGCATGATTGTGGCCGGGGCGGGCGCTTTGTTTTTGGCTTCGTGGCTGGGTTCTAAAGAAGGTGCTTATCTGTATGAGGCTTGGCGCCACACTTAT
This portion of the Neisseria canis genome encodes:
- a CDS encoding AAA family ATPase, which gives rise to MNPSIQNALEQLNTLILGKETVMQQLLACVLAGGHVLLEDVPGVGKTTLAHGVAAVLGLNYRRVQFTNDMLPSDLLGINIYRPDEGKFEFHPGPVFHSFLLADEINRASPKLQSALLEAMEEKQVSVDGKTYRLPRPFLVVATQNPVEQLGTFPLPESQLDRFMMRLSMGYPSEEAEKRLYLEGDKRQTLSAVKAVCNAETLVQWQQQAVEVKCSPAVAEYVFRLVQATRQPGRFVTGLSPRAGLAVIAAAKAWAFMQGRAHILPDDVKAVWVPVAAHRLQSVQQQHSSRQILEGLLNHVAVS
- the pilC gene encoding PilC family type IV pilus tip adhesin; this translates as MSQQKNMKPICQSVLGALTLMAAYHSASAATISETPFRLQNKVTTAQSKVKPNFMLLIDDSGSMNEPVNRRDSTTRLKATQDALYAVLDQYQDNFNWGLQTYHNNGRSDLNDYTSDWRDVKQRVGRIRPNDGTPTTRRYYEVTNIMRDKTKYRCEKNFIVVMTDGDANSSCTTGRWRNKTFNYSYKKNGQYVGSSWISWDKYFYDPYFGPGEPGRCENKDDGPVDSHWDVDNGLQFFSHTLATKDFKTEGIDRTGRSWNGDVRVDPTEEDRQTKQPKSKYEKQTINTFTIGLSGITRRGEDYLRNGASSYRGKKNFFIANDRQELLNAFKQAAESANESGGVVATATSGTVAPAIVANRSGAEGAISVLIDSGSWSSQIRFYEANKNDKKNLEFSEDYKEPSYTNRKTLINVGNGTHFVEKLNASPPGNEFFGITQTGQDANEWRDALLKWTARSADDNSIKNMAEQRKYSQPYRIREGKARNLGDIIDSPVTAIGSNETGRQEFLITSANDGMVHIFQKSEGDHPYDLKASYIPATMERSNENLASILKQVAHEEYGKTDANPHRYLINGGFTVLGTPKKENGDRHYFMFGAMGQGGRGAYALNVGGKHIHTGRPVGIHAEASSWESQVPLFETEKGEGNNLGFTIGTPRIGRVLVDASSRDIRYAGILASGYKNKPAKNGSSENVNETALYLYDMLGHDAVTAQPVSGSKPGQLLKKIVVADGVGGLSTPVLLDIESDGIYDLAYAGDYGGNLYRFDLRGGINEWKVTRIFTGNGNKPIVAAPTISYRPNGKYIVIVGTGSEVYDEDFNSTETQSVYGIFDDVNTTPSLPAQETDLLSQQFTQRRGFYYLSNNQIQPQHKGWKIDLSDLNGERVVTQGKMLLRTALIETRAYVKNTVSNKDEISGDICAVQKTEDTIEAKSRLLQINSTNGGALTKRDARVVYKDGGEDGNYFANGKLFNGLVSNGSVAAALKGDTLTVDGQNAGSGEEKPIKGPGESIKRQPNTCFKSKENQSIVLQSTEGELYSLQVDGPLCDQFVRRISWRELT
- a CDS encoding DUF58 domain-containing protein — protein: MLLFRKPIQPEKQPEPVAVGRFRLRPTRFGAGMLAAVVLLWLVGLQYQVNLAYAISFWLLGFVCVAVLLNMRQFSALKVGLRVPQEVFAGTEAQLALDVVEHRGRSRWLWLRVDNPTVENTLPRWLDWRIDAKRPEPFVWQVVMRRRGYLHVPELQVASIAPFGLSMLQTAWHWQTESLVYPAPIEHQVLHAALPDGEEDPARPRVQGGDELAYLQEHRPGMSLQHVAWKTYAKTGEMLDKRFEEPQAAVRNMVISYRDYPAQADKDRLAGMLCYRVLEAEKTKLPYILELPQRTIPPQKGQREMALAALALL